Genomic window (Candidatus Thermoplasmatota archaeon):
CTTTAATATATGCTATCGTTTCAGGATTTTGTGGATTTGAAAAAAAATCTTGTGCGGGACCTTGTTCAACAACCATGCCAAAATATAAAAAAATCACGTAATCTGCTAATCGTTTTGCTTGTCGTAAAGTATGTGTTACTAATACAACAGTATAATTCTTTTTTAATTTTAGAAGCAGTTTTTCAATTTGTTGTGCTGCGATCGGATCAAGTGCCGAGGTTGGCTCATCACAGAGAAGAACTTCTGGTTGCACTGCAATTGCCCGGGCAAGACATAAGCGCTGTTGCTGACCGACAGAAAGACGCGTTGCAGGATCATGCAGACGATGTTTAACTTCGTTCCATAAGCCTACCTCTTGAAGACAATGCTCCACAATCGATTCAAGCTCAGTTCTTGACATTCTTTTTTGATGTATTTTTAAACCATATGCAACATTCTCGTAGATTGACATCGGTAAGGGGTATGGTTTTTGGGAGAGAAGCCCCATTTTTTTCCGTATATCCGGAATCTCATCAGATTTATGGGTCAGGATGTTTTCTCCGTCTACAAAAATTTCACCAGTTATTCGTATGTCCTCCTGTATTTCAAGTAGACGATTAAACGATTTTAATAATGTTGTTTTTCCGCACCCTGAAGGACCGATAATCGCCGTAAGTTGTTTTGGAGGGATACGTATCGAAATATCTTTTAAAATCTGATGTTTCCGGTAGTACACGTTTAATTTTGTAGTTTCTATTTGTGCTTGAGATTGCATGAACAATTCCTCTTTTTTGTTATCGAATCACATATTTATTAAAGCGTTTTGTAAGTGTTCGTGAAAGCACGCTAATAATCAAGACGATTACGAGAAGTATAAATGCAGCAGCATAGGCTTTTGGTTGACCTGAAGGAAGCGAATATAAATTAAAAATCATTGTTGGTAATGCTGCCGTTGAATCAAAAAGAGATGTTGGTATGCGGTTTGAGAAGCCTGCAGTGAAAAGAATCGATGCTGCATCACCGATACCTCGTCCAAGGCCAAGGAGGATACCGGCAAGAATTCCAGGAAATGCCTGTTTTCGTACCACTCGTATTGCTGTCTCAACTTTTGTTGAACCAAGCGAGTATGCACTTTCTTTCAAACCCTGCGGAACAAGTTTTATCGATTCGTCCATATAGCGTGTTATGATTGGAATTTCAAGTAATGTTAACGCAATGATACCGACAAGTAATGATGATCCAAGTCCGAGATAAATCATGATTATTAAACAAAAAATACCATAGACAATAGAAGGTATTCCCCAGAGTACATCGAGAAGAAATCGTACTGCATTTGAAAACCATGTTGGAGTAAATTCTCTTTGGAGGTACAACGCGATAAATAATGCGATGACGCAGGCGAGTCCAGTTGCTGGAAGTGCTAGGAATAAAGAACCAACAATAGCATTAAGAATTCCACCGCCGAGGGTATTGCCAAGTGTTGGTGTTTGTGTAATCATGTCAATACTTAAGGATGTCGCACCATTAATGATTATAATACCCGCTATCAAGAGGAGACTTCCAAGAACAATAGACACTGAAAGAAGCATGATCGCTGTAAAGATTTTTTCTTCAAGTATTCGCAGATTCAATAATTCCACCTTTTTTTTGCTCTTCGTAAGATAATAACTCCAAAGATATTGAACATGAATACAACGAGGAATAATATCAATGCAACAAGCATCAGCGCCGATTCATGTATTGGTATTGACATTAATTCTCCATATTTTGATGCAATAAGCGATGCAAGGGTTTCTCCAGGGGAAAAAACAGAATTTGGAATCCTTGGAATGCCGCCTATAACCATGTTAACCGCGATGGTTTCTCCAAATGCCCTTCCAAATCCAAGAAGAATTGCAGCGATAATACTTGGTGAAGATGCTCGGAAAACAACTTTTTTTACTGTTTCCCATTTTGTAGCACCGATTGATAACGATGCTTCTTTTAAAGATAATGGAATCGCAGTGAAGGTTTCAACACAAAGTGAGATAATAATGGGAAAAACCATAACAGCAAGTATGAGTGCTGCAGAAAAAATACATAATCCAGTACTCTGGATATTAAACCATGGAGCAATGACGTCTTTAACGAGCGGAACAAGAAAAAGAAATGCACATAAACCATAGACAACAGAAGGAACACCAGCAAGAACATCGAGGAAAGGTCGAATTATTCTTTTAATTTTTGTTGGAGCGTACTCTGAGATGTAAATTGCACTGAAGAGGGATATCGGTATGGCGATAAGAAGCGCTATACCTGTTACCAGAATTGTTCCAATAATAATTGCTCCCAGACCGAATTGTTTATTGTCTGGATTCCAGGTTGATGCAAAAAGAATTTCTGGTAATGAACGTGTTTGAAGGATCAAACTTGATCGAAACATCAGAAGGAAGAGAATACAAAAAAAAAGAAAGATGACAAACACCGTTGCACTTTTCATCATACTCGTGCCGAAATGGCTACGAATCTTTCGTATCTGCATGTCAGTATGTTTAATCATTTTTTTGCATAAAAATTTGTTTATGAAAGTTCAG
Coding sequences:
- a CDS encoding phosphate ABC transporter ATP-binding protein — its product is MQSQAQIETTKLNVYYRKHQILKDISIRIPPKQLTAIIGPSGCGKTTLLKSFNRLLEIQEDIRITGEIFVDGENILTHKSDEIPDIRKKMGLLSQKPYPLPMSIYENVAYGLKIHQKRMSRTELESIVEHCLQEVGLWNEVKHRLHDPATRLSVGQQQRLCLARAIAVQPEVLLCDEPTSALDPIAAQQIEKLLLKLKKNYTVVLVTHTLRQAKRLADYVIFLYFGMVVEQGPAQDFFSNPQNPETIAYIKGDIS
- the pstA gene encoding phosphate ABC transporter permease PstA, which produces MNLRILEEKIFTAIMLLSVSIVLGSLLLIAGIIIINGATSLSIDMITQTPTLGNTLGGGILNAIVGSLFLALPATGLACVIALFIALYLQREFTPTWFSNAVRFLLDVLWGIPSIVYGIFCLIIMIYLGLGSSLLVGIIALTLLEIPIITRYMDESIKLVPQGLKESAYSLGSTKVETAIRVVRKQAFPGILAGILLGLGRGIGDAASILFTAGFSNRIPTSLFDSTAALPTMIFNLYSLPSGQPKAYAAAFILLVIVLIISVLSRTLTKRFNKYVIR
- the pstC gene encoding phosphate ABC transporter permease subunit PstC gives rise to the protein MMKSATVFVIFLFFCILFLLMFRSSLILQTRSLPEILFASTWNPDNKQFGLGAIIIGTILVTGIALLIAIPISLFSAIYISEYAPTKIKRIIRPFLDVLAGVPSVVYGLCAFLFLVPLVKDVIAPWFNIQSTGLCIFSAALILAVMVFPIIISLCVETFTAIPLSLKEASLSIGATKWETVKKVVFRASSPSIIAAILLGFGRAFGETIAVNMVIGGIPRIPNSVFSPGETLASLIASKYGELMSIPIHESALMLVALILFLVVFMFNIFGVIILRRAKKRWNY